Genomic DNA from Lactuca sativa cultivar Salinas chromosome 8, Lsat_Salinas_v11, whole genome shotgun sequence:
aatatttaaatttttaacattcacaatgtgaaaaagctcgATCAGTtcatattcacattgtgaatctgacttactattatacacactgtgaatctgagaaGCTTCATAATGAGAATATGaacaggttcacaatgtgaatctgacttGAAATATCGATTTTTTTAAACatcaatatgaatctatgtttaaagagtaccaaaaaatttgaattttgatatatttattattttttttgtcttaGAAAAAAATAGACCTATTTTTCAACAAATAAAGAAAATGAAGTaagttttttggatttttttttcattttttatatatcacTATGGATCTTTGTGGAAAGATGACGAAAAATAACGAACAATGgtatattcgttttttttttttgataaaaaacttggcctaaaaaaattaaactaaaaaaagaaagtgagttttgttataatccggtgCATGTGTGTCAATTATAAAAATCTACAACCCTTCATTTTgccgttgatcgctttaaattgATTTCTTGGTTTTtttaataatggttctctattgaactttttcatatatatatatatatatatatatatatatatatatatatatatatatatatatatatatatatatatatatatatatatatatagagagagagagagagagagagagagagagagagagagtaagtgtaaaacccgtgtattacacgagttgattaaaaaaaataaaatatcaaatTGTAACAATaagtaatttttaaaataaaattttaaaatacggaatgaaaaaacatattaattgcaatttagtataatatttattatatttgatactttatatatatatatatatatatatatatatatatatatatatatatatatatatatatataaagattatgtggctttttaattttagaagttgaaaaaaaccaaaaattgacatgtggatattatttatttaaaaaatctcataaaatgacaagtgtcaaaactaattcaagattgacatgtggcaaaaataaAATATCAAATTGTAACAATaagtaatttttaaaataaaattttaaaatacggaatgaaaaaacatattaattgcaatttagtataatatttattatatttgatactttatatatatatatatatatatatatatatatatatatatatatatatatatatatatatatataaagatcatgtagctttttaatttttgaagttaaaaaaaccaaaaattgacatgtggatattatttatttaaaaaagtctcataaaatgacaagtgtcaaaactaatttaagattgacatgtggcaaaattatcttcatttactatatatatatatatatatatatatatatatatatatatatatatatatatatatatatatatatatcggcttatgttattttgtttttattaactattgtgtgctagaaggcacagatctggaccaacggatgtaattaatcaatggacatgatttaAGAGTGTATGATATTATAATGAGatagcatgtaccatataatcacacaagttttagcaaaatggtattttggacaattaactacaattataaaagaaaatttttcgatttttagggataattaattctcctaattttaaaaatctgaatttttttaattaattcaattttaattctaacataatttgtaaacaaaaccgattttattctgtcagaataattCTTTTATTAGGATGATGCtctttcaaaattttattctattaaatactattgaagaataacaaaattgttgaatctgatgttgaaaaataacaacattctaatatatcTAATACAtccaaacttaaatacaaattcataataTTCTTATAGACTAAAAGtcatatacattttaatataattatacatattattaaagaatatcaacaaaaatgaataaaattattaaaaaataataacatattaaaatgtgagtatgatcaaactttattcatttttCAAATTATTCGTATTAGGTCTTTAACGCATTCTTCCAGCtattcctatcacaaatacaacaaaaacttaTAATGattaaaaacatgttacttgcaattaactatcactttatatattttggtaaaatacatagaatatgagagaatacatagaatatattTTGAAAGaatacatttattttattttggcagaatatattctgacagaatacataaAATACATTCAAAAGTATCGTATTTACCGTTAATATAATTTTAGATTCCAAATACATAATAATGAGGGACAATAGAAATTGGAATTCAAAATAACAAATTGAACCAAAATAATACACAAACAAATTAATTACcttttaaaacaattttctaGAACAAGATGACTAACTTTCACCAATATATGCTGGCATATGATATCAAACATTTACTATGTTGGTATGTGAAATCAAACAAAATTAATTGACTGTGTTGACATATGAAATCAACCCCATCAATATATACACAATATGGTATGAATTAGTGATGTAAACAAATCTAAGTTGTGAGAATAATGAAATTTGAACCCCTAGATTTACCTGCACTCGCTGGCGAAAATCTTAGCATTCTTTTGTAGATTATTCTACCTGAATATAACATTCTTTGTTTAatattctaacaaaataataTACTTGTTGCATAATATTTTTAAGGAATAAATCATCTGTCTTTCGATGCCATAATTTTACTCTCTACATTTtaatgtgtgtgtttgtgtgtgataAAGAAAGATTATTACAAAGAGAAAGAGAGGGACCTCGAGGTTCTTGTAAGCAGATAGGTGGTAGAGTAAGAGGAAAATGGAAAGGGTGATACTGATAAAAGCAAATACAACAGCTACTCTGGTTGTCCATGGGAATTGGGAGTATTTGAGAATTAGGGTCAAATTAACAAAATCCTCTCGTCCAATCTTCTTCATCAGTATTAATGCTTCAGAATTCCCAAATGCATCATCGAAAGATCGACTAGCTGATGGATTTGGTTTTCTGCATCCAAAATTAAAAGCTTAGCCCTATCGATTCCTTGAATCAGACACTGAGTTAGTAAATACAAAAATCATACATAAAAGTCGGATAGAAAAAAACATGGAGATGTGTGTTCCATATGGAATTACGATGGACCAATTGCATTTGAAGAATTCATCAAGGTAACAGAGGAATTCGATGTTAAATATTGCATTGGAACAGATGGCTATGGTTGTGTTTATGACTTCATCAAGGAAAGCAAAATTGACATACTTGCGTCTGGAACCTTCCCTCACTGTCGTCTTCTTCAGGCCACCGCTATTTACGACCATTTTTATGAGGAATTGAAGCCATCGTTCCATCGTTCCATATGGACGACCATTGACAGAATTTCTCTGCTGCGTCTCTATCTCAGTCGCGTTTGGGTGTTATTTGATCACATTTTAAGGTAACTGCTCCATAAATCAAGGGATGAATTGATTTTGATCTTCAATTTTATCAATGGAGGGTGAAGAACGATTGCTAGAATCACAGTGCTGAGATGGTGGATGCAAGTGATGACGGTCAATAGTGGTGACTGGTGGAGGATCGACATGAAGGGGgtctttgattttttttgatgTACGATCGAAGAAGTTGGAAGCCTTTTTGGTGGAAAAGAGCAACAGACGCATCAATCATTGGAGGAAGTCATTTGTACTCTTTAGGGTTAGGGATGTTGGTTTTGTAGGGTTTAACTAATTAAGGAGAGAttaattgaattatttttttaccataattagaTATACTAATTATCATTATttcctttttaatttatttaatgaatCATTATTTCTTCAATTCGCATTAGTGCGTGTATgtacacaatagttgctagaaacatctgaaattagctatatatatatatatatatatatatatatatatatagagagagagagagagagagagagtgagagagttaGGTTTATGTATAAACCTTAATTATTGTATGAACGTATAACCAATTCTGAGTCAATCATTTAATAAAGGTAATTTCATAACTTTGCTATTTAAATTAATTGATATCTAAAATTAAATCCTTATAATTATGGTAACTAATTAAACTTCAAATATCATAATTTTGGAAAATAATGATCATGCCTGCATTAAAAGAAGCTAGTGTTGACGATGTATCTTTTTTTGTCAATGACATTAAAAGAAAATTTGTAATAGTTTGTATTTTCCAAATTCTCTAAGAATGTTTCTTTTTCCAATACAGAGAATATATTCAATATTATATCtataagtcaaagtcaacttcgttCACCACTACGTTCTTTCAGAACCGCTCCGTGGGCTTCCCTGAAAGCTAAGATGTGGAATTTATTTTAGAACGCATGATaacatattgattttttttttaactttgttGTTTTTaacattaatgttttaaaaaaccggtttgaaccggccggtcgaaccggttggaccgggaaccggaGAAGATAGCGGTTCAACTATCATCGGTTTTATattgatttctgaaccggattgaaccgtccggtttttagaaaaactcggttgaaccggtcaaaataaaccggttgaaccggttaaagtgaataaaaacacatggaaAGAACCATTTGAATAaaaactttggtgatttttttaaatatatttgattttctctaaataaaaacatatgataaatgttataaagtttttttgatgtgtttgtattcatttaaaactatattttgttttggtattatattttattttctttttaacgtatatggattgatgtaaaacactcgaacttatggttatgtgttattttaatatatttggattgatctacaacttatttttatgtatatttctAATGTTTGAACTAGTAAACGTCAAATTCATaattcatatgtatatatatatatatatatatatatatatatatgtgtgtgtgtgtgtgtgtgtgtgtgtgtgtaggaaaataggaaaaatgatgaaaattataGAAGCCGGTTGACCCGGCGGtcaaaccggttgaaccggaaaTTGGTAAGCATACCGGTTCAacaaaaaaaccggtttttaaaacattggtttttAACACACAATGCGTTATTGTTCCAGAATATATTAATCTTCCAAAATACATATGTATAGTTATGTATTTACAtctttttttcaagaaaatatTAGCTAAGTGGTTCAAATACATTTATCAATTAATCGATTCTTAACGAATTAACTTTTATTTTAGAGAATGAATTTTGATTCTTCAAGAATGTTTTAGGAAGAATGTCATTCTTAACAATAAGCATGTAGTTTCAACTAACCAAATTGATTCTTTATCATTCTAAAAATGTttatttaactaaaaaaattgaTTCTGAATCTTCTAAAAAATGTTTATTTAActataaaaattgatttttaatCATTCTCAAAAATCAATATttaatattctttaagaatgtttcTAATAACTGGTGATTTAAAATTTTGAGGAAACGATACgtttaaattgattatttttcttataaattgtgtaatttaaaaaaatgtttatttaaatgtttatttgttttatttttttattaattgacTTGACTTGTTTACCTAGAATGTAGTTAATTCTAtttctctctcttaataaattatCATAATTGccattataattaattaagtataGCTATATAGTGAATGCTAGTCCGTATTAATAAAATGTACCGTAAGATCTccacttttcatttttttaatctaatgactaaaatttagTGATACACTCACACAATATTTATGATCTAGATttgatcctaaccctatatatatatatatatatatatatatatatatatatatatatatatatatatatatatatataatatttccaCTGCACTGCAGCTATCTTTATGGTGGCAATATACAGATATAGTATTAATTTCATATGGGGTAAGTAGCAAATTAAGGGCCAATAATTGAATTGAAACACTCGATATAAAGCCGAGGAGCTGTATTACCTTTCTCATACTTCTCTTCTTCAATTCGCTTGTTTttcatataatcatatatcaTCACTAGAGATGACTTTAAGTGGTACACTAGTGAATCAAGTTACCATCAAATCCGATGGTGATGTGTTCCATGAAATCTTTAGACAAAGACCACATCATATATCTGAAATGAGCCCAGGTTGCATAAAAAATGTTGATCTGCATGAGGGTGAATGGGGTGTGGTTGGATCTGTGATTGTCTGGGACTTTATCCATGGTAAGTTCATTCAGATTTACAACAAAAAACAAACATATTATTCATATTCTAATTGAACTACTTATGGTGTATATTATATCCCACGATAGATGGGAAGGCAAAAGTGGCTAAAGAAGTGATTGAAGCGATCGATGAGGAGAAAAAGTCAGTGTGCTTCAAGGTGATTGGGGGTGATATACTGGAGGCTTACAAGACATTCTTGATCACAGTTCATGTGGACACCAATGGAGAAGAGAACATTGTGACTTGGACTTTCCATTACGAGAAGGTCAATGAGAATATTGATGACCCCCACACTTTGATGGATTTCTGCCTCACCGTCACCAAGGATATTGAGAACCATCACCTCCCAAAAGCAAACTGAATCTAAAATGCGTGTTTGTTTGTGTTAATTACATATGTGGAGTGGAATTATGtttgtatgattttttttttgtgtgtgtgtgagatcTAATATTAATCTATGTATTATAGATGCATaattttatgaataaaaaatgAATCGTACTTTTGATTCGTTTAATGACTTTCAATTTGCATTATATATGCATCATGCATGTgaagcttcaaatatatttttttaatgacaCGCAATCTAAATTTGATGCAGACTAATAAACTTCAGAGTAAAAATGTCTgtgtttatgtatttttttagttaacttttttatttttctagttTGGACACAATCTAAATGATGTTTGATTTTATTTTCTGGACAAAACCGTAAAATTGGTCGATATGGTTTCTTATTTTCTATTGATCTGTTCCAATAACTTTTAAACTTGAAGATTACATCAAAAATCCAGGTTTCATTGCGCGTTTGATCCTTGGACGTAACAATTGTTAACTCCTTCCTTAGCAACTCTCATGTGCCCCTCACGTgaggttaaagtgttttttttcccTCTTAACAGATcagtaaagaaaaaacatatcCACCTCCCCACCCCGCCTTTTTCTTCCTCACCTCATCTATAACTCGAATTATACACACCGGGGCAGTTTTTAGTTGGTGACGGCGGTGGCACCGACAACACTTGTTTTTTCTATACACAAtagaaaaaatattgaattttttttacctATCGTGCCACTACGTAAATTTTTTTTGTGCAACTACGTAAAAAAAGAATGTCTCATTCTCTCAAATCAACCAAACCCAAAAATATAATTAGAACTTAGATTAAGAGCTCAATGTTTAAAATTTTAATCCACTATTAATTGTAATTAACCCAAAAAAAGAATATGAGTTGGCTAAAATAGCCTGATAGTCGATGGCTATGGATCCGATCGACATTTAGAAGCATAAAAGAAAAACGAGGCCAAGCCTCCTGACCTCCTGTGTTCGCATCCTTCTTTTGTTCTTTGAGCCTACTATGTTTTTTTCTTCACTGAAATCAACTTCACTACTGTCTGCAGTTTTTATGTGTTCCTTTTCATTTGTTGTACGTTCCTTCTCATCTGCTGgaattacaattatctcccccttaggatgattacgtcccagaatcatcaacaaaataagGTTTGTACAATGACTCTGCACGTTAcattttcatcctaggtaataaccataaTTCTTTTGTTATTGAGTTCCTAACTCTTAGACTTTTTGACTGTTGACAGTGCTAAATCCTGCACCTGCTCTTCCTCCCATTAGAGGCTCCCATTCCTTCTAGAATGATAAGGTCTTTACTTCGATTATCGCAACAAACCGATGGGTcacgttctaatgacctctcaccGTATGaagcaatggttagactcaggtctctttgaGTTAGACTCTAGCACGAAGGAtacattccttcatgttctaatgtgatataatcacatcatGATAAATATAATGTTTAGCTACGGGTTACTTAGCCTTAATGACGATCACAATACTactattgatcgcttcgattatcttttcCTTGAATCTAAAGTCGGATGCTACGTCGAACTTACTTCATAgattagtcggactcgattcggtATGACTGCTAAGGTTGGAATAATATTTATCTTCGTAGTCGTTATCGAAACAAAGGTAATGATGGAAATGGACAAAATAGCTCAACTACTTAGAGACTTAGTAACTTTGTGACTTTCCATAAtctaagtgtgagtcatgtgctctCGATAGTATaagcatctactacctttcacacctaccttTCCCTAATCTTCTCTTTTTCTTAAGTGTCTCCTTTTTCATGCTCTATTGCATCCAAGATCATATGGTACAccctcgcctttggctttggcgggaCATTTGGCCTTGCAGCTTCTTTCTTTCTTGGGCAATCATCTTTAAAATGTTTGGCTTCCCAACACTCAAAACATTCCTTTTTaagaaataattcatttgttaGCATAGCGACCAGTTTTGCCACATCTGTAGCAGGTCACGACCTCGTTGCATTGCCCTACGTGCTTCACCTTACATTTTTCGCACCACATTGCCTCCTTGTTATCTCCAAACTTATTGTTGGGGCTGGACTTTGAAAACTTATTATTCTTCCCTTTACTGTTTTCATTTCTAGATGACCCATCAAATGTCCTCTTTTCTCGACTTCAGTCTTGTCGATAACCCTCACCTTAATCATGCCTTTAATTGCTCTTACAACCCAAACAACCGCCTTAAAAGTAGAAGAATGTTTAACTAGTACAATGTACTCCTATGGTAGCCCCTTGGCGTACTTGTCAATTTTGTATAGTTCGTTCGAAACAACGCACATGACAAACTCCATCTTGTTGGTGAAAATCTTGATGTATTCTTCTACAGTCAtgctccccttcttcaaattcagGAGTTGATTTTCCAACTCCAACATGTTTTCAGCTGAGCACAATTTTCTCTTGGAAAGGATTAGGAATTCATTCCAAGTCAGTTGTAGTAGCTTGTTAGGGATAATAGTTTTTCCTAACTTATTCCACCAACAAAGCGTTGTTCCTTTGAATTGTGTCATCGCGTAGGTGGTCTACAATTTCCCTATGTAACCGCAAGTGATGAAGGCCATATCCATTTTCGAAATCTAGTCCATGACTCCAACTATATCTTCCTTTCCATTAAAAGATGAAGGCTTTCAAGTCATGAAATCCCTATACTTGCAACAACCTTTAAGTTCCTCATTTCTTCGGTTTTCTGAGTCTTATAGACGAGGGAGTGCTCCTTAATGACTTTTCGAGTCATCGTTCCCTTCCTGAACCATTGTTGAATCAGAGGGAACCAATCCATTATTGACTTGCTCTAAGATTATCAGTTCGCTGACCACGGACTCTCCTCCTCAAGCATTGGCCAGTTCCTGAACTAATAGTTCTTTAAACTCATGTCGCTATTGATCAAGCAAGTATGCATCGTCGCTCGATCTTCATTCATTGGGATTTGAGCAGTAGCTACTCTAGAGTTCTGAAGTGTTGGACCTCCTTCGTTATTGATGACTCTACCGCTCCTTGTGATAATCACGAAGTTCTATATACCCAGACATGCTTTTAGCATACCGATATGAGAATTTAGATAAGGAATGTTTTATTGACATATAATTCTCTTTATCACTATGAAAAggtatatgctagttctaataacgtttAGGAacttgaacacataaaatttactAATTCTAAGTCGGCAACAGAATTTAAACCGCATAATAGCAATTTAGATAAGCAACCTAAGTGTGACACCAGTCAAATTTTGGTCAAAAATAAATTGATCAATAATCgtaattgggatgaaccaagtggtagagattgtaacaagttttccaaaaatataaagaacactgaaatccgagttataacgaagaagttatgaccaattgaAAATCCGTgataaaaccggcaaaacactgttcatTGTAAAAAGCGAATTTTCGATAAAAGGCTTTTTAGACTTaacaatctaaataaaagttgtag
This window encodes:
- the LOC111899313 gene encoding kirola → MTLSGTLVNQVTIKSDGDVFHEIFRQRPHHISEMSPGCIKNVDLHEGEWGVVGSVIVWDFIHDGKAKVAKEVIEAIDEEKKSVCFKVIGGDILEAYKTFLITVHVDTNGEENIVTWTFHYEKVNENIDDPHTLMDFCLTVTKDIENHHLPKAN